The Nocardioides salarius genome includes a region encoding these proteins:
- a CDS encoding glycoside hydrolase family 5 protein has protein sequence MRRPPVRVLLVLGAALLLLVAAVSAVVVVRVLDREPASALSAAPRPVVEGNRLVDQRTGRPWVPRGVNWSSLEYACAQGWGFSSLEAGGTDPMATQARAIAAWGADTVRLPLNQDCWLGTRAAPVSDEYAERTPAGYRAHVGAFVEALNAEGLVVVLDLHSRKRIGTPEFGNLAMPDAESLAFWRSVAETHADNPSVMFDAFNEPYSRYDATDRLVFDLTWECWRDGGCAAPAEDDRTATTGRTTYAAQGMRAVVDAIRAAGAEQPVLLGGLDYANDLSRWSEFAPDDDQLVAAFHAYDFKECADRGCWDDVLAPLARTVPVLTSELGATDPLDGWVEGYLDWADQHDVGALFWVWADHAGDPMSLGRGLSGEPTAWGRLARSWMRAS, from the coding sequence GTGCGCCGACCGCCCGTGCGCGTCCTGCTGGTGCTGGGCGCTGCCCTGCTGCTGCTCGTTGCGGCCGTCTCGGCGGTGGTCGTGGTCCGCGTCCTCGACCGCGAGCCGGCCTCGGCCCTCTCCGCCGCACCGCGGCCGGTGGTCGAGGGCAACCGCCTCGTCGACCAGCGCACCGGGCGTCCCTGGGTACCGCGGGGGGTCAACTGGAGCAGCCTCGAGTACGCCTGCGCCCAGGGCTGGGGCTTCTCCTCGCTCGAGGCCGGCGGCACCGACCCGATGGCCACCCAGGCCCGTGCCATCGCCGCCTGGGGCGCCGACACGGTGCGCCTGCCGCTCAACCAGGACTGCTGGCTGGGCACCCGCGCCGCCCCGGTCAGCGACGAGTACGCCGAGCGGACACCGGCGGGCTACCGCGCCCACGTCGGCGCGTTCGTCGAGGCCCTCAACGCCGAGGGACTGGTGGTGGTGCTCGACCTGCACAGCCGCAAACGCATCGGCACCCCCGAGTTCGGCAACCTGGCGATGCCCGACGCGGAGTCCCTGGCGTTCTGGCGCTCGGTGGCCGAGACCCACGCCGACAACCCGTCGGTGATGTTCGACGCCTTCAACGAGCCGTACTCCCGCTACGACGCCACCGACCGGCTGGTCTTCGACCTGACCTGGGAGTGCTGGCGCGACGGCGGCTGCGCCGCGCCGGCGGAGGACGACCGGACCGCCACGACCGGCCGCACGACGTACGCCGCCCAGGGCATGCGGGCCGTGGTCGACGCGATCCGCGCGGCCGGTGCGGAGCAGCCGGTGCTGCTCGGCGGGCTGGACTACGCCAACGACCTGTCGCGCTGGTCCGAGTTCGCCCCCGACGACGACCAGCTGGTGGCGGCCTTCCACGCCTACGACTTCAAGGAGTGCGCCGACCGCGGGTGCTGGGACGACGTGCTGGCCCCGCTGGCGCGCACCGTCCCGGTGCTGACCAGCGAGCTCGGCGCCACCGACCCCCTCGACGGCTGGGTGGAGGGCTACCTCGACTGGGCCGACCAGCACGACGTCGGCGCGCTGTTCTGGGTGTGGGCGGACCACGCCGGCGACCCGATGTCGCTGGGCCGCGGTCTCAGCGGCGAGCCGACCGCGTGGGGACGCCTGGCCCGCTCCTGGATGCGCGCCTCGTAG
- a CDS encoding hydroxyacid-oxoacid transhydrogenase: MSETVFTYAAPALKFGTGASAEIGHDLLGHGARRVLLVTDPGVAATGAPARIAEQVTARGLEVTTYDGVHVEPTDESMAHAIAFARDAGPFDAILAVGGGSAIDTAKAVNLLTTNPGELMDYVNAPVGRAQAPVNRLLPLVAVPTTTGTGSESTTICVLDVLSLHVKTGISHPALRPTMAVVDPALTMGQPTMVTAAAGMDILCHALESWTAKWFADFDAKTPEQRVPYCGANPIADLWSEKAMSLLATSFRAAVADGSDVVAREQMALAATFAGLGFGNAGVHIPHANAYPVAGRVRDYRPEGYPQDEAMVPHGMAVTLTAPEAFRFTYEASPERHLAAARLLDPTLGSSATGPDVLPDVLATLMRDIGIPNGLAEVGYGEGDVDDLVDGALKQQRLLATAPREVRAEDLAAIFRSSMRHW, from the coding sequence ATGAGCGAGACCGTCTTCACCTACGCCGCCCCCGCGCTGAAGTTCGGCACCGGCGCCTCCGCCGAGATCGGCCACGACCTGCTGGGCCACGGGGCCCGCCGGGTGCTCCTGGTCACCGACCCCGGCGTCGCCGCGACCGGGGCGCCCGCACGCATCGCCGAGCAGGTCACCGCCCGCGGCCTCGAGGTGACGACGTACGACGGCGTGCACGTCGAGCCCACCGACGAGTCGATGGCGCACGCGATCGCCTTCGCGCGCGACGCCGGCCCCTTCGACGCGATCCTGGCCGTCGGCGGCGGCTCGGCCATCGACACCGCGAAGGCGGTCAACCTGCTGACCACCAACCCCGGTGAGCTGATGGACTACGTCAACGCGCCGGTCGGCAGGGCGCAGGCGCCGGTCAACCGGCTGCTGCCGCTGGTGGCGGTGCCGACCACCACCGGCACCGGCTCGGAGAGCACCACCATCTGCGTGCTCGACGTGCTCTCGCTGCACGTCAAGACCGGCATCAGCCACCCGGCGCTGCGCCCGACGATGGCGGTGGTCGACCCGGCCCTGACCATGGGCCAGCCGACGATGGTCACCGCGGCGGCCGGGATGGACATCCTGTGCCACGCCCTGGAGAGCTGGACCGCGAAGTGGTTCGCCGACTTCGACGCCAAGACGCCCGAGCAGCGGGTGCCCTACTGCGGGGCCAACCCGATCGCCGACCTGTGGTCGGAGAAGGCGATGTCGCTGCTGGCGACGTCGTTCCGCGCCGCGGTCGCCGACGGCAGCGACGTGGTGGCGCGCGAGCAGATGGCGCTGGCCGCCACCTTCGCGGGGCTGGGCTTCGGCAACGCCGGCGTGCACATCCCGCACGCCAACGCCTACCCGGTCGCCGGCCGGGTGCGCGACTACCGGCCCGAGGGCTACCCGCAGGACGAGGCGATGGTGCCGCACGGGATGGCGGTCACGCTGACCGCGCCCGAGGCGTTCCGCTTCACCTACGAGGCCTCCCCGGAGCGGCACCTGGCCGCGGCCCGGCTGCTCGACCCGACGCTGGGCTCCTCGGCCACCGGCCCCGACGTGCTGCCGGACGTGCTGGCCACCCTGATGCGCGACATCGGCATCCCCAACGGGCTCGCCGAGGTCGGCTACGGCGAGGGCGACGTCGACGACCTGGTCGACGGGGCCCTCAAGCAGCAGCGGCTGCTGGCCACCGCGCCCCGCGAGGTGCGCGCCGAGGACCTCGCCGCGATCTTCCGCAGCTCCATGCGGCACTGGTGA
- a CDS encoding FAD-binding and (Fe-S)-binding domain-containing protein: protein MSQTLSSTDVVAELRRRGVGDVDDSTLARALYSTDASLYRVPPRVVVRPRHRDELLATLDASRATGVPLTMRGAGTSIAGNAVGPGIVVDTSRHLDRVLAIDAEAGTAVVEPGTVHATLQRAALAQGLRFGPDPSTHPRCTIGGMIGNNACGSRALGYGRTADNVVGLDVAFGTGEVWTGGGPSAAGDALAAITDASLGHVRTEFGRFTRQVSGYSYEHLLPENGRRLERFLAGSEGTLGVVLGATVRLVPDEPVRQMLVLGYPSMVEAADAVPAILAAARTPGGPDAHGSPSGSPLVACEGLDARIVDLVRGRGSSVPDLPRGGGWLFVELTDPGLVGPVLAAAEPLEHRLVTDARESAALWRIREDGAGLAARSLERQALSGWEDAAVPPERLGAWLRDFDELLEGHELQGVPYGHFGDGCVHVRIDFDFTDRDSDPDAGRRRFREFLTACAHKLREHGGSLSGEHGDGRARSELLSVMYDEESLRLFGAAKAACDPDDLLNPGVLVDPDPFDAHLRPARPRHEPRTVLRLLHDEGSLGTAVHRCTGVGKCVAPHTATSGVMCPSWQATRNEKDSTRGRARVLQEALDGELVQGLGDPAVAEALDLCLACKGCASDCPTGVDMASYKAEALHQRHDGEGATERRPRSHLTLGRLPMWARLAAPLAPVVNRGLRLRPLARLAKATGGIDQRRSIPDFAPRTLRRGATTARLRDTRPDEAPDVWVWADSFTDHFLPGSGHAAIEVLEAAGLRVRVIDETACCGLTWITTGQLTRARAIAARTAATLAAYVATGTPVVGLEPSCLATLRSDLVELSDDPRAQQVAEGVLTFAELATRLDLPLPDLAGVQVVAQPHCHQHAVLGWDADQALLERAGATVTRVAGCCGLAGNFGMEKGHYDVSVAVAETHLLPAVRSQPDAVVLADGMSCRVQLDDLAGVPTMHLAELWASRLGR, encoded by the coding sequence GTGAGCCAGACGCTGAGCAGCACCGACGTCGTCGCCGAGCTTCGCCGCCGGGGCGTGGGCGACGTCGACGACTCGACGCTGGCGCGCGCGCTCTACTCCACCGACGCCTCGCTCTACCGGGTGCCGCCCCGCGTCGTCGTACGACCGCGGCACCGCGACGAGCTGCTCGCCACGCTCGACGCCTCGCGGGCGACCGGGGTGCCGCTGACGATGCGCGGCGCCGGCACCTCGATCGCCGGCAACGCGGTCGGGCCCGGCATCGTCGTCGACACCTCGCGCCACCTCGACCGGGTGCTGGCCATCGACGCCGAGGCCGGCACGGCCGTGGTCGAGCCGGGCACCGTGCACGCCACCCTGCAGCGCGCCGCCCTGGCCCAGGGCCTGCGCTTCGGGCCCGACCCCTCGACGCACCCGCGCTGCACCATCGGCGGGATGATCGGCAACAACGCCTGCGGCTCGCGCGCGCTCGGCTACGGCCGCACCGCCGACAACGTGGTGGGCCTCGACGTCGCCTTCGGCACCGGCGAGGTGTGGACCGGCGGCGGGCCGTCGGCGGCCGGCGACGCGCTGGCCGCGATCACCGACGCCTCGCTGGGCCACGTGCGCACCGAGTTCGGCCGCTTCACCCGCCAGGTCAGCGGCTACTCCTACGAGCACCTGCTGCCCGAGAACGGCCGGCGCCTCGAGCGGTTCCTCGCCGGCTCCGAGGGCACCCTCGGCGTCGTGCTGGGTGCGACCGTGCGGCTGGTGCCCGACGAGCCGGTGCGCCAGATGCTGGTGCTGGGCTACCCCTCGATGGTCGAGGCCGCCGACGCGGTGCCGGCGATCCTGGCCGCGGCACGCACCCCCGGTGGTCCCGACGCGCACGGCAGCCCGAGCGGCTCGCCGCTGGTGGCCTGCGAGGGCCTCGACGCCCGCATCGTCGACCTGGTGCGCGGGCGCGGCAGCAGCGTGCCCGACCTGCCGCGCGGCGGCGGCTGGCTCTTCGTCGAGCTCACCGACCCCGGCCTCGTCGGGCCCGTGCTGGCGGCCGCCGAGCCGCTCGAGCACCGCCTGGTCACCGACGCCCGCGAGTCCGCCGCCCTCTGGCGCATCCGCGAGGACGGCGCCGGCCTGGCCGCCCGCTCGCTCGAGCGCCAGGCGCTCTCGGGCTGGGAGGACGCGGCGGTACCGCCCGAGCGTCTCGGGGCGTGGCTGCGCGACTTCGACGAGCTGCTCGAGGGCCACGAGCTCCAGGGCGTGCCCTACGGCCACTTCGGCGACGGCTGCGTGCACGTGCGCATCGACTTCGACTTCACCGACCGCGACAGCGACCCCGACGCCGGGCGCCGCCGCTTCCGCGAGTTCCTGACCGCCTGCGCGCACAAGCTGCGCGAGCACGGCGGCTCGCTCTCGGGCGAGCACGGCGACGGCCGGGCCCGCTCCGAGCTGCTGTCGGTGATGTACGACGAGGAGTCGCTGCGGCTCTTCGGCGCGGCGAAGGCGGCGTGCGACCCCGACGACCTGCTCAACCCCGGGGTGCTGGTCGACCCCGATCCGTTCGACGCCCACCTGCGCCCGGCCCGCCCGCGCCACGAGCCGCGCACGGTGCTGCGGCTGCTGCACGACGAGGGCTCGCTGGGCACGGCCGTGCACCGCTGCACCGGCGTCGGCAAGTGCGTGGCCCCGCACACCGCGACCAGCGGCGTGATGTGCCCGTCGTGGCAGGCCACGCGCAACGAGAAGGACTCCACCCGCGGGCGTGCCCGGGTGCTGCAGGAGGCCCTCGACGGCGAGCTCGTGCAGGGCCTGGGCGACCCGGCCGTGGCCGAGGCGCTCGACCTGTGCCTGGCCTGCAAGGGCTGTGCCTCCGACTGCCCGACCGGGGTCGACATGGCCAGCTACAAGGCCGAGGCGCTGCACCAGCGCCACGACGGCGAGGGCGCCACCGAGCGCCGTCCGCGCAGCCACCTGACCCTGGGCCGGCTGCCGATGTGGGCGCGCCTGGCCGCCCCGCTCGCCCCGGTGGTCAACCGCGGCCTGCGGCTGCGGCCGCTGGCGCGCCTGGCCAAGGCCACCGGCGGCATCGACCAGCGCCGCTCCATCCCCGACTTCGCCCCGCGCACGCTGCGCCGTGGCGCCACCACCGCCCGGCTGCGCGACACCCGGCCCGACGAGGCCCCCGACGTGTGGGTCTGGGCCGACTCCTTCACCGACCACTTCCTGCCCGGCTCGGGCCACGCCGCCATCGAGGTGCTCGAGGCCGCCGGGCTGCGGGTGCGCGTCATCGACGAGACCGCCTGCTGCGGACTGACCTGGATCACCACCGGCCAGCTCACCAGGGCCCGGGCGATCGCGGCGCGCACCGCGGCGACCCTGGCGGCGTACGTCGCCACCGGCACGCCGGTCGTGGGCCTCGAGCCGTCGTGCCTGGCCACCCTGCGCAGCGACCTCGTCGAGCTCAGCGACGACCCGCGCGCCCAGCAGGTCGCCGAGGGCGTGCTCACCTTCGCCGAGCTCGCCACCCGCCTCGACCTGCCGCTGCCCGACCTCGCCGGGGTGCAGGTCGTGGCCCAGCCGCACTGCCACCAGCACGCCGTGCTCGGCTGGGACGCCGACCAGGCGCTGCTCGAGCGCGCCGGCGCCACCGTCACCCGGGTCGCCGGCTGCTGCGGGCTGGCCGGCAACTTCGGCATGGAGAAGGGCCACTACGACGTCTCGGTCGCGGTCGCCGAGACGCACCTGCTGCCGGCGGTGCGCTCGCAGCCCGACGCGGTGGTGCTCGCCGACGGCATGTCCTGCCGCGTGCAGCTCGACGACCTGGCGGGCGTGCCGACGATGCACCTGGCCGAGCTGTGGGCTTCTAGGCTGGGGCGGTGA
- a CDS encoding class I SAM-dependent methyltransferase — protein MSEPLLRGLARMRSHLLDSDALVRAVASGRQKSGTPQWRRVELRYVDLKAGRHLQVTSYDEQQAHTANHAVGEPRQPSPARDAVDALLDEPFGNWHVETTTQSHQLRVTKKGEALVHTSDRSEALEASRGHDRGKERLLPEDDPLFRELGLTDAQGRLKPSRQAKYRQVEEFLRLLDTTVVEAVEKGHLRRPTEAEPLRVVDLGCGNAYLTFAAHRYLSHVRSLPVAITGVDVKEQSREHNSAVAGRLGADASFVVGTIADAQVDPAPEVVLALHACDTATDEALARAVAWGAPVVLAAPCCHHDVAAQLRRAPTPSPYAALTRHGILRERFADTLTDALRASLMRLAGYKVDVVQFVESQHTPRNTLLRATRTGSPVRGGTLRTEYDDLVATWGLTPRLAVLLGQDQQQDQQDAGA, from the coding sequence ATGAGCGAGCCCCTGCTCCGCGGCCTGGCCCGGATGCGCAGCCACCTGCTCGACTCGGACGCGCTCGTGCGCGCGGTCGCCTCCGGGCGGCAGAAGAGCGGCACACCGCAGTGGCGCCGCGTCGAGCTGCGCTACGTCGACCTCAAGGCCGGTCGCCACCTGCAGGTCACGTCGTACGACGAGCAGCAGGCGCACACCGCCAACCACGCCGTCGGCGAGCCGAGGCAGCCCAGCCCGGCCCGTGACGCCGTCGACGCGCTGCTCGACGAGCCCTTCGGCAACTGGCACGTCGAGACGACCACGCAGAGCCACCAGCTGCGGGTGACCAAGAAGGGCGAGGCGCTGGTGCACACCAGCGACCGCTCGGAGGCGCTCGAGGCCAGCCGCGGGCACGACCGCGGCAAGGAGCGGCTGCTGCCCGAGGACGACCCGCTCTTCCGCGAGCTCGGCCTCACCGACGCCCAGGGCCGGCTCAAGCCGAGCCGCCAGGCGAAGTACCGCCAGGTCGAGGAGTTCCTGCGCCTGCTCGACACCACGGTCGTCGAGGCCGTCGAGAAGGGCCACCTGCGCCGGCCCACCGAGGCCGAGCCGCTGCGCGTGGTCGACCTGGGCTGCGGCAACGCCTACCTGACCTTCGCCGCGCACCGCTACCTCTCCCACGTGCGCTCGCTGCCGGTCGCGATCACCGGCGTCGACGTCAAGGAGCAGTCGCGCGAGCACAACAGCGCCGTGGCCGGCCGGCTCGGCGCCGACGCCAGCTTCGTGGTCGGCACCATCGCCGACGCGCAGGTCGACCCCGCCCCCGAGGTGGTGCTGGCCCTGCACGCCTGCGACACCGCCACCGACGAGGCGCTGGCCCGCGCCGTGGCCTGGGGTGCGCCGGTCGTGCTCGCGGCGCCCTGCTGCCACCACGACGTCGCCGCCCAGCTGCGCCGCGCGCCCACGCCGTCGCCGTACGCCGCGCTGACCCGCCACGGCATCCTGCGCGAGCGCTTCGCCGACACCCTCACCGACGCGCTGCGCGCCTCGCTGATGCGCCTGGCCGGCTACAAGGTCGACGTGGTGCAGTTCGTGGAGAGCCAGCACACCCCGCGCAACACCCTGCTGCGCGCCACCCGCACCGGCTCGCCGGTGCGCGGCGGCACGCTGCGCACGGAGTACGACGACCTGGTCGCCACCTGGGGGCTCACGCCCCGGCTGGCGGTGCTCCTCGGCCAGGACCAGCAGCAGGACCAGCAGGATGCGGGTGCCTGA
- a CDS encoding DNA topoisomerase IB → MVRLRRTSPDQPGWARRRAGRGFVYLDAGGERLPDEDTQRVRDLVIPPAWKDVWVTPHENGHLQAVGTDDAGRRQYLYHPAWREKRDAEKFDRMLEFGKGLTRARELVVKDLGTEGMPLERACAAAVRLLDLGYFRIGNDVYADENGSFGLTTLERRHVRRRQDRLVFTFTGKSGVDHRIEIDDATVIEALEVMRRRRGGDLRLLSYKQGRSWRSVLPDLVNEYVRASTGLEATAKDFRTWHATVLAAAALAETSEHGESAASRKRAVAGAMKEVSGFLGNTPTLARSSYVDPRVVEAYEEGRTIAGTTRLHHDTPDQRQAALERATLRLIRDS, encoded by the coding sequence ATGGTGCGGCTGCGCAGGACCTCTCCCGACCAGCCGGGCTGGGCCCGGCGGCGTGCCGGGCGCGGGTTCGTCTACCTCGACGCGGGCGGTGAGCGCCTGCCCGACGAGGACACCCAGCGGGTCCGCGACCTCGTCATCCCGCCGGCGTGGAAGGACGTGTGGGTGACCCCGCACGAGAACGGCCACCTGCAGGCCGTCGGCACCGACGACGCCGGTCGCCGCCAGTACCTCTACCACCCGGCGTGGCGCGAGAAGCGCGACGCGGAGAAGTTCGACCGGATGCTCGAGTTCGGCAAGGGGCTGACCCGGGCCCGCGAGCTGGTGGTCAAGGACCTGGGCACGGAGGGAATGCCGCTGGAGCGCGCGTGCGCCGCGGCGGTGCGCCTGCTCGACCTGGGCTACTTCCGCATCGGCAACGACGTCTACGCCGACGAGAACGGCTCCTTCGGGCTGACCACGCTCGAGCGCCGGCACGTGCGGCGCCGCCAGGACCGGCTGGTCTTCACCTTCACCGGCAAGTCGGGGGTCGACCACCGCATCGAGATCGACGACGCCACCGTCATCGAGGCGCTCGAGGTCATGCGCCGCCGCCGCGGGGGAGACCTGCGGCTGCTGTCCTACAAGCAGGGCCGGTCGTGGCGCAGCGTGCTGCCCGACCTGGTCAACGAGTACGTGCGCGCCTCGACCGGGCTCGAGGCCACCGCCAAGGACTTCCGCACCTGGCACGCGACGGTGCTGGCCGCCGCGGCCCTCGCCGAGACCAGCGAGCACGGCGAGTCGGCGGCCTCGCGCAAGCGGGCGGTGGCCGGGGCGATGAAGGAGGTCTCCGGCTTCCTGGGCAACACCCCCACCCTGGCGCGGTCCTCGTACGTCGACCCGCGGGTCGTCGAGGCCTACGAGGAGGGCCGCACCATCGCGGGCACCACCCGCCTCCACCACGACACCCCCGACCAGCGGCAGGCCGCGCTCGAGCGCGCGACCCTGCGGCTGATCCGCGACTCCTGA
- a CDS encoding macro domain-containing protein — MQITVVRDDITTQAVDAVVNAANRRMRGGGGVDGAIHAAGGPAVLEDCRRRFPDGLATGDAGWTTAGELPARWVVHVVGPDRTAGETDRRLLVSCYARALEVADELGARSLALPLVGAGVYGWSASDSVTAALEVLRTCDSGLEEARFVAFGQAAYDVVSAAL; from the coding sequence ATGCAGATCACCGTCGTGCGCGACGACATCACCACCCAGGCCGTCGACGCGGTCGTCAACGCCGCCAACCGCCGGATGCGCGGCGGCGGCGGGGTCGACGGCGCGATCCACGCCGCAGGCGGCCCCGCGGTGCTCGAGGACTGCCGGCGCCGCTTCCCCGACGGCCTGGCCACGGGCGACGCCGGCTGGACCACCGCCGGCGAGCTGCCGGCACGGTGGGTGGTGCACGTCGTCGGCCCCGACCGCACCGCGGGCGAGACCGACCGCCGGCTGCTGGTCTCGTGCTACGCCCGGGCCCTGGAGGTGGCCGACGAGCTCGGCGCCCGCAGCCTGGCGCTGCCGCTGGTCGGCGCGGGCGTCTACGGCTGGTCGGCCTCCGACTCGGTCACCGCCGCGCTCGAGGTGCTGCGCACCTGCGACTCCGGGCTCGAGGAGGCCCGCTTCGTGGCGTTCGGCCAGGCGGCCTACGACGTGGTCAGCGCGGCCCTGTAG
- a CDS encoding formylglycine-generating enzyme family protein has translation MSSCCSPGRPGGPPDAAAPPPPAPASAGAAPALPALVDLPGGVFAMGSEDPEGSPDDHEGPVRPVQVAPFAIGRTSVTNDEYAAFVDATGWVTESERLGWSFVFAGFLPGPLRKVSPRVPGTPWWCGVDGATWRSPEGPGSDLAGRGDHPVVHVSFHDAAAYAAWAGARLPTEAEWEYAARGGLEQARYPWGDELTPGGEHRCNIWQGAFPTRNTADDGYRGTSPVTAFAPNGHGLHDMAGNVWEWVDGVWDRPGAPGQRVMRGGSYLCHASYCTRYRVGARTSNTPDSASGNQGFRIAASPTGPR, from the coding sequence ATGTCGTCCTGCTGCAGCCCCGGCCGTCCCGGCGGTCCCCCCGATGCGGCCGCACCCCCGCCGCCGGCGCCAGCCAGCGCCGGCGCCGCGCCCGCGCTGCCGGCGCTCGTCGACCTGCCCGGCGGCGTCTTCGCCATGGGCAGCGAGGACCCCGAGGGCTCCCCGGACGACCACGAGGGCCCGGTGCGCCCCGTCCAGGTCGCTCCGTTCGCGATCGGGCGCACCAGCGTCACCAACGACGAGTACGCCGCGTTCGTCGACGCCACCGGCTGGGTCACCGAGTCCGAGCGGCTGGGCTGGTCGTTCGTCTTCGCGGGGTTCCTGCCCGGGCCGCTGCGCAAGGTCTCGCCGCGGGTGCCCGGCACCCCGTGGTGGTGCGGCGTCGACGGCGCGACCTGGCGCTCCCCCGAGGGCCCCGGCAGCGACCTGGCCGGGCGCGGCGACCACCCCGTCGTGCACGTGTCCTTCCACGACGCGGCGGCGTACGCCGCGTGGGCCGGCGCGCGGCTGCCCACCGAGGCCGAGTGGGAGTACGCCGCGCGCGGCGGGCTGGAGCAGGCGCGCTACCCGTGGGGCGACGAGCTGACCCCCGGCGGCGAGCACCGCTGCAACATCTGGCAGGGCGCCTTCCCGACCCGCAACACCGCCGACGACGGCTACCGCGGCACCTCCCCGGTGACCGCGTTCGCGCCCAACGGCCACGGGCTGCACGACATGGCCGGCAACGTCTGGGAGTGGGTCGACGGCGTGTGGGACCGCCCCGGCGCCCCGGGCCAGCGGGTCATGCGCGGCGGCTCCTACCTGTGCCACGCGTCGTACTGCACCCGCTACCGGGTGGGCGCGCGGACCTCGAACACCCCCGACAGCGCGAGCGGCAACCAGGGCTTCCGGATCGCCGCGAGCCCTACAGGGCCGCGCTGA
- a CDS encoding DUF202 domain-containing protein has product MGQAEDRWPGWVYDEGVEPDPRFSFANERTFLAWIRTALALVAAGVAVDVIDLDASAALQRALATVLVVAGLACAVLAWVRWARSERAMRRGVPLPSGGAAAALAGAVVVAAGVLVLVL; this is encoded by the coding sequence GTGGGGCAGGCAGAGGACCGCTGGCCGGGGTGGGTCTACGACGAGGGCGTCGAGCCCGACCCGCGCTTCAGCTTCGCCAACGAGCGCACCTTCCTGGCCTGGATCCGCACCGCGCTGGCGCTGGTGGCCGCGGGCGTGGCGGTCGACGTGATCGACCTCGACGCCTCCGCCGCGCTGCAGCGCGCGCTGGCGACCGTGCTCGTGGTCGCCGGCCTGGCCTGCGCGGTGCTGGCGTGGGTGCGCTGGGCGCGCTCGGAGCGGGCGATGCGCCGCGGCGTCCCGCTGCCGTCGGGCGGTGCCGCGGCGGCGCTGGCGGGCGCGGTCGTGGTGGCCGCCGGCGTGCTGGTCCTCGTGCTGTGA
- a CDS encoding DUF202 domain-containing protein → MSPVAGRPEPPGLANERTALAWQRTALSVVVAALVVARLTIGRVGLGVVLLAAAGAVLGGWVALEGLARYRARHGEPRPGPGRGGRATLLLTGTVVLVALTELAALLLG, encoded by the coding sequence GTGAGCCCGGTCGCCGGACGGCCGGAGCCGCCGGGGCTGGCCAACGAGCGCACCGCCCTGGCCTGGCAGCGCACGGCGCTCTCCGTCGTGGTCGCGGCGCTGGTGGTGGCTCGTCTCACCATCGGCCGGGTCGGTCTGGGCGTGGTGCTGCTGGCCGCTGCCGGTGCCGTGCTGGGCGGGTGGGTGGCGCTCGAGGGGCTGGCGCGCTACCGCGCGCGCCACGGCGAGCCGAGGCCCGGCCCCGGCCGGGGCGGCCGGGCGACGCTGCTGCTGACCGGCACCGTCGTGCTGGTGGCGCTCACCGAGCTCGCCGCGCTGCTGCTCGGCTGA